The Thermus brockianus genome window below encodes:
- the mgtE gene encoding magnesium transporter, translated as METTLSPLLQALEEGDTLKLKSLLEEVHPQDLLALWDELKGEHRYVLLTLLPKDKAAEVFSNLPPETQAEYLKTLPPWRTRELLEELSLDDLADALQAVEEEDPELYRKLVEALDPKTRAEVEELTQYEEDEAGGLMTPEYVAVREGMTVEEVLRFLRRAAPDAETIYYLYVVDEAGRLKGVLSLRDLIVTDPKTRVREIMNPKVVHVRTDTDQEEVARLMADYDFTVLPVVDEEGHLVGIVTVDDVLDVLEEEATEDIHKLAAVDVPDLVYSQASPITLWLARVRWLVILILTGMVTSSILQGFESLLEAVTALAFYVPVLLGTGGNTGNQSATLIIRALATRDLDLKDWRKVLFKESLVGSLLGLTLAVLLLGKVVLDGHAALAPVVGLALFSLVLFANLVGAMLPVVLRRLGVDPALVSNPLVATLSDISGLLIYLSVARLLLDLA; from the coding sequence GTGGAAACCACCCTTTCCCCCCTGCTCCAAGCCCTGGAAGAGGGCGATACCCTGAAGCTCAAAAGCCTCCTGGAGGAGGTCCACCCCCAGGACCTCTTGGCCCTTTGGGACGAGCTAAAGGGCGAGCACCGCTACGTCCTCCTTACCCTTTTGCCCAAGGACAAAGCGGCGGAGGTCTTCTCCAACCTCCCCCCAGAAACCCAGGCGGAGTACCTCAAAACCCTCCCTCCCTGGCGCACCCGGGAGCTTTTGGAAGAGCTTTCGCTAGACGACCTGGCCGACGCCCTCCAGGCGGTGGAGGAGGAGGACCCCGAGCTTTACCGCAAGCTGGTGGAGGCGCTAGACCCCAAGACCCGGGCCGAGGTGGAGGAGCTCACCCAGTACGAGGAGGACGAGGCGGGCGGCCTCATGACCCCCGAGTACGTGGCGGTGCGGGAGGGGATGACGGTGGAGGAGGTCCTCCGCTTCCTGCGCCGGGCGGCGCCCGATGCCGAAACCATCTACTACCTCTATGTGGTGGACGAGGCGGGCCGGCTTAAAGGGGTGCTCTCCCTAAGGGACCTCATCGTGACCGACCCCAAGACCCGGGTCCGGGAGATCATGAACCCCAAGGTGGTCCACGTGCGCACGGACACCGACCAGGAGGAGGTAGCCCGCCTCATGGCCGACTACGACTTCACCGTCCTGCCCGTGGTGGACGAGGAAGGGCACCTGGTGGGTATCGTCACGGTGGACGACGTCCTGGACGTATTGGAAGAGGAAGCCACGGAGGACATCCACAAGCTCGCCGCCGTGGACGTGCCCGACCTCGTCTACAGCCAAGCCTCCCCCATCACCCTCTGGCTCGCCCGGGTGCGCTGGCTCGTCATCCTCATCCTCACGGGGATGGTGACGAGCTCCATCCTCCAGGGCTTTGAAAGCCTCCTGGAGGCGGTGACCGCCCTGGCCTTTTACGTGCCCGTGCTCCTGGGAACCGGGGGAAACACCGGCAACCAGTCCGCCACCCTCATCATCCGCGCCCTGGCCACCCGGGACCTGGACCTCAAGGACTGGCGGAAGGTCCTCTTCAAGGAAAGCCTGGTGGGAAGCCTTTTGGGCCTCACCCTGGCGGTTCTGCTCCTGGGCAAGGTGGTGCTGGACGGGCACGCCGCCTTGGCCCCGGTGGTGGGCCTCGCCCTCTTTTCCCTGGTGCTTTTCGCCAACCTGGTGGGGGCCATGCTCCCCGTGGTCCTGAGGCGGCTTGGGGTGGACCCTGCCCTGGTCTCCAACCCCCTGGTGGCCACCCTTTCGGACATCTCCGGGCTCCTCATCTACCTCTCCGTGGCCCGGCTCCTCCTAGACCTGGCATGA
- the rpsP gene encoding 30S ribosomal protein S16: MVKIRLSRFGSKHNPHYRIVVTDSRRKRDGAYIEKIGYYDPRKTTPDWLKVDVERAKYWLSVGAQPTDTARRLLRQAGVFRQEA, from the coding sequence ATGGTCAAGATCAGGCTTTCCCGGTTTGGCTCCAAGCACAACCCGCATTACCGCATCGTGGTCACCGATAGCCGCAGGAAGCGGGACGGGGCGTACATTGAGAAGATCGGCTACTACGACCCCCGCAAGACCACCCCGGACTGGCTCAAGGTGGACGTGGAGCGGGCCAAGTACTGGCTTTCCGTGGGGGCGCAGCCCACGGACACCGCCCGCCGCCTCCTGCGCCAAGCGGGGGTTTTCCGGCAGGAAGCATAG
- the rimM gene encoding ribosome maturation factor RimM (Essential for efficient processing of 16S rRNA), with translation MRLVEIGRFGAPYALQGGLKFRGEPVVAHLERVYVEGHGWRAVEDLYQVAGEVVVHLAGVTTRELAEALVGLRVYAQVEDLPPLEEGQYYYFALMGLPVFVEGKQVGEVVDILDAGAQDVLVVRGVGERLRDRTERLIPLQAPYVRVEAEGIFVEPIPGLFD, from the coding sequence ATGCGCCTGGTGGAGATCGGTCGCTTTGGTGCGCCCTACGCCCTTCAGGGAGGGCTAAAGTTCCGGGGGGAGCCGGTGGTGGCCCACCTGGAACGGGTCTACGTGGAGGGGCACGGTTGGCGGGCGGTGGAGGACCTCTACCAGGTGGCCGGGGAGGTGGTGGTCCACCTGGCGGGGGTCACCACGCGGGAGCTGGCGGAGGCCTTGGTGGGCCTCAGGGTCTACGCCCAGGTGGAAGACCTCCCTCCCTTGGAGGAAGGCCAGTACTACTACTTCGCCCTCATGGGCCTCCCCGTTTTCGTGGAAGGGAAGCAGGTGGGGGAGGTGGTGGACATCCTGGACGCCGGGGCCCAGGATGTCTTGGTGGTGCGGGGGGTGGGGGAGCGGTTGAGGGACCGGACGGAGCGGCTCATCCCCCTGCAGGCCCCCTATGTCCGGGTGGAGGCGGAAGGGATTTTCGTGGAACCCATCCCCGGCCTCTTTGATTAG
- the sdaAA gene encoding L-serine ammonia-lyase, iron-sulfur-dependent, subunit alpha, which translates to MALTLNRLAELSGRASEHVLKEEVEETGVAAEAILAKLAERLSVMRDSIRRGLASDAPSVAGMVGKNAKTLWEAEDPLKDPLLKRVQAYAMAVNEENARMGRIVAAPTAGSAGTLPGALLGVADHLGIPDEKLLMPLVLAAGVAKMINRVIHIAGASGGCQAEIGASAAMAAAAVTELLGGSPEASAHAAALALQNTLGLVCDPVGGFVEVPCVMRNGFYAVHAVSAASMALAGIRSVIPPDEVVLAMAGIGRLLPLELKETGLGGLADTPTGRKLAEEALKKAR; encoded by the coding sequence ATGGCCCTAACGCTGAACCGCCTGGCGGAGCTTTCCGGCCGGGCTTCGGAACACGTGCTCAAGGAGGAAGTGGAGGAAACGGGCGTAGCCGCCGAGGCCATTTTGGCCAAGCTGGCGGAGCGCCTTAGCGTCATGCGGGACTCCATCCGCCGGGGGCTCGCCTCGGACGCCCCCAGCGTGGCCGGGATGGTGGGGAAAAACGCCAAGACCCTTTGGGAGGCGGAGGACCCCTTAAAGGACCCCCTTTTGAAGCGGGTCCAGGCCTACGCCATGGCGGTGAACGAGGAGAACGCCCGCATGGGGCGCATCGTGGCTGCCCCCACGGCGGGCAGCGCCGGCACCCTTCCCGGAGCCCTTTTGGGGGTGGCGGACCACCTGGGCATTCCCGACGAGAAGCTCCTCATGCCCTTGGTCCTGGCGGCCGGGGTGGCCAAGATGATCAACCGGGTCATCCACATTGCCGGGGCGAGCGGCGGCTGCCAGGCGGAGATCGGCGCCTCGGCGGCCATGGCCGCCGCCGCCGTGACGGAACTCCTTGGGGGAAGCCCCGAGGCCTCGGCCCACGCCGCCGCCCTTGCGCTCCAGAACACCCTCGGCCTCGTCTGCGACCCCGTGGGGGGGTTCGTGGAGGTGCCCTGCGTGATGCGGAATGGTTTCTACGCCGTACACGCCGTGAGCGCCGCTTCCATGGCCCTGGCGGGGATAAGGAGCGTCATCCCGCCCGACGAGGTGGTCTTGGCCATGGCGGGGATTGGCCGCCTGCTCCCTTTGGAGCTCAAGGAAACGGGCCTGGGCGGCCTGGCCGATACCCCCACGGGGCGCAAGCTGGCGGAGGAGGCCTTAAAGAAAGCCCGCTAG
- a CDS encoding 3-hydroxybutyrate dehydrogenase — MGSFAGKTVLVTGAASGIGRAIAQAFAQEGAKVLVQDVQDASALAQELGGVYLQADLADPQQVAALGQEAARLGTDILVNNAGFQHIDPVEAFPLATWQRMLQVMLTAPFQLIQALLPGMKERGFGRILNIASVHGLVASPYKAAYIAAKHGLIGLTKTVALEAGPYGVTVNAIAPAYVRTPLVENQVADQAGTLGIPEEEVLEKVFLAQAAIKRLIEPEEVAALALYLASGKAGAITGAVFPIDLGWTAR; from the coding sequence ATGGGTAGCTTTGCAGGCAAGACGGTCCTCGTCACCGGCGCCGCCAGCGGCATCGGGCGCGCCATCGCCCAGGCCTTTGCCCAGGAAGGGGCCAAGGTCCTGGTCCAGGACGTGCAGGACGCAAGCGCCTTGGCTCAGGAGCTGGGCGGGGTCTATCTCCAGGCCGACCTGGCCGATCCCCAACAGGTGGCCGCCCTAGGCCAGGAGGCAGCCCGCTTGGGCACCGACATCCTGGTGAACAACGCCGGCTTCCAGCACATAGACCCCGTGGAGGCCTTCCCCCTGGCCACCTGGCAACGGATGCTCCAGGTGATGCTCACCGCCCCCTTCCAGCTCATCCAGGCCCTCCTCCCCGGCATGAAGGAACGGGGGTTTGGCCGCATCCTCAACATCGCCAGCGTTCACGGCCTGGTGGCAAGCCCCTACAAAGCCGCCTACATCGCCGCCAAGCACGGGCTCATCGGCCTCACCAAAACGGTGGCCTTGGAAGCCGGGCCCTATGGCGTCACGGTGAACGCCATCGCCCCGGCTTACGTGCGCACCCCCTTGGTGGAAAACCAGGTGGCCGACCAGGCAGGGACCTTGGGCATCCCGGAGGAGGAGGTTTTGGAGAAGGTCTTCCTGGCCCAGGCCGCCATCAAGCGCCTCATTGAACCGGAGGAAGTGGCGGCCTTGGCCCTCTACCTGGCCTCGGGGAAGGCGGGGGCCATCACGGGGGCGGTCTTCCCCATTGACCTAGGCTGGACCGCCCGCTAG
- the trmD gene encoding tRNA (guanosine(37)-N1)-methyltransferase TrmD, with product MRYTLITLFPGLLAPWLEESLIGKARARGLLSVEVVDLRAFGLGRHRSVDDTPYGGGAGMVIRPDVAVAAIQSVLPADEVILLTPAGEPFTQEVAEELALKSHLVLLSGRYEGFDARVEAFVTRTLSIGDYVLMGGEVAALAVLEATARLLPGVIGDPESHREDSFVRGLLDFPQYTRPPEFRGLRVPEVLLSGHHQEVERWRRREALKRTLLLRPELLRQARLGALEAAWLAELDREE from the coding sequence GTGCGCTACACCCTCATCACCCTTTTTCCCGGGCTCCTTGCCCCTTGGCTGGAGGAGTCCCTCATCGGTAAGGCGCGGGCCCGGGGCCTCCTATCGGTGGAGGTGGTGGACCTCCGGGCCTTTGGCCTGGGGCGCCACCGGAGCGTGGACGATACCCCCTATGGGGGCGGGGCGGGGATGGTGATCCGGCCCGACGTGGCCGTGGCCGCCATTCAATCCGTCTTGCCCGCGGACGAGGTCATCCTCCTCACCCCGGCGGGGGAGCCCTTTACCCAGGAGGTGGCGGAGGAGCTGGCGCTTAAGTCCCACCTGGTCCTCCTCTCGGGCCGCTACGAGGGGTTTGACGCCCGGGTGGAGGCTTTTGTCACCCGGACGCTCTCCATCGGGGACTATGTCCTCATGGGGGGGGAGGTGGCGGCCTTGGCGGTGCTGGAGGCCACGGCCCGCCTCCTTCCGGGGGTCATCGGCGACCCGGAGAGCCACCGGGAGGACTCCTTCGTGCGGGGGCTTTTGGACTTCCCCCAGTACACCCGCCCCCCCGAGTTCCGGGGGCTAAGGGTGCCCGAGGTGCTCCTTTCCGGCCACCATCAGGAGGTGGAAAGGTGGCGCCGGCGGGAGGCCTTAAAGCGCACCCTCCTCCTCAGGCCTGAGCTCTTGCGGCAGGCGAGGCTGGGGGCCCTCGAGGCCGCCTGGCTTGCGGAACTGGACCGGGAGGAATAG
- the rplS gene encoding 50S ribosomal protein L19: protein MNRGALLKVVESRYTRTDLPEFRPGDTVRVAYRVKEGNRTRIQNFEGIVIKVKRNGYNSSFTVRKVSYGVGVERIFPMNSPLIDKVEIVQRGRARRAKLYFIRALSEREIRRKLRADRKRIGQDQERAKAAKEAAQATEGQGEAQE, encoded by the coding sequence ATGAACCGAGGAGCGCTTCTTAAGGTGGTGGAGTCCCGCTACACCCGCACCGACCTGCCCGAGTTCCGGCCGGGCGATACCGTGCGGGTGGCCTACCGGGTGAAGGAAGGCAACCGCACCCGCATCCAGAACTTTGAGGGCATCGTCATCAAGGTTAAGCGGAACGGGTACAACTCCAGCTTCACGGTGCGCAAGGTGAGCTATGGGGTGGGGGTGGAGCGCATCTTCCCCATGAACTCCCCCCTGATTGACAAGGTGGAGATCGTGCAGCGGGGCCGGGCCCGGCGGGCCAAGCTCTACTTTATCCGGGCGCTTTCCGAAAGGGAGATCCGCCGCAAGCTCCGGGCCGACCGCAAGCGCATCGGCCAGGACCAGGAGCGGGCCAAGGCCGCCAAGGAAGCGGCCCAGGCCACCGAGGGCCAGGGCGAGGCCCAGGAGTAA
- the infB gene encoding translation initiation factor IF-2, whose protein sequence is MAKVRIYQLAKELGMENEELLELLDQMGVPYKSHASTLSEEDAEAVRELVREQRGLQEKLAEEERRKSLPRRPPVVVIMGHVDHGKTTLLDYLRKSRIAEKEAGGITQHVGAFEVKTPQGTVVFIDTPGHEAFTTIRQRGAKVADIAIIVIAADDGVMPQTEEAIAHAKAAGAKMIFALNKMDLPQADPEKVKRQLMERGFVPEEYGGDAIIIPISAKTGQGVQDLLEMILLIAELEDYRADPNAEPRGVILESRLDKQAGIIANMLVQEGTFRVGDYVVAGEVFGRIRAMMDADGNQRKEAGPGSAVQVLGFQELPHAGDVVEWVPDLEAAKEIAEERKEERRAREEAEKERRPRTMADLLRALQEEGRKEVNLILRADTQGSLEAIQHILAKESTEDVKINVLLAQVGAPTESDVLLAQTAGAAILAFGVNPPGSVKKAAEQKGVLLKTFRIIYDLIDEVRAMVKGQKEPQYKEEILGRAEVRAVFRLPTGKQVAGCMVTQGKIPRNAEIRVLRKGQEIWKGRIASLKRFKEDVREVAQGYECGIGLEGFDDFQEGDILEAFQMVEVPA, encoded by the coding sequence ATGGCCAAAGTACGCATCTACCAGCTGGCTAAAGAGCTGGGCATGGAAAACGAGGAGCTTTTGGAGCTCCTGGACCAGATGGGGGTTCCCTATAAGTCCCACGCCTCTACCCTTTCCGAAGAGGACGCCGAGGCGGTGCGGGAGCTCGTGCGGGAGCAACGGGGGCTTCAAGAGAAGCTGGCGGAGGAAGAGCGCAGGAAGAGCCTCCCCCGGCGCCCCCCCGTGGTGGTCATCATGGGCCACGTGGACCACGGGAAGACCACCCTCTTGGACTACCTGCGCAAAAGCCGCATCGCCGAGAAGGAGGCGGGGGGGATCACCCAGCACGTGGGGGCCTTTGAGGTCAAGACCCCCCAGGGTACCGTGGTCTTCATTGACACCCCGGGCCACGAGGCCTTCACCACCATCCGCCAGCGGGGCGCCAAGGTGGCGGACATCGCCATCATCGTCATCGCCGCCGACGACGGGGTCATGCCCCAGACCGAGGAGGCCATCGCCCACGCCAAGGCCGCTGGGGCGAAGATGATCTTCGCCCTGAACAAGATGGACCTGCCCCAGGCCGACCCCGAGAAGGTGAAGCGGCAACTCATGGAACGGGGCTTCGTCCCGGAGGAGTACGGCGGGGACGCCATCATCATTCCCATCAGCGCCAAGACGGGGCAAGGGGTACAGGACCTTTTGGAGATGATCCTTCTCATCGCCGAGCTGGAGGACTACCGGGCCGACCCCAACGCCGAACCCCGTGGGGTGATCCTGGAGTCCAGGTTGGACAAGCAGGCGGGGATCATCGCCAACATGCTGGTGCAGGAAGGCACCTTCCGGGTGGGGGACTACGTGGTGGCCGGGGAGGTCTTTGGGCGCATCCGGGCCATGATGGACGCCGACGGCAACCAGCGCAAGGAGGCGGGCCCGGGGAGCGCCGTGCAGGTCTTGGGCTTCCAGGAACTACCCCACGCCGGGGATGTGGTGGAGTGGGTCCCGGACCTCGAGGCCGCCAAGGAGATCGCCGAGGAACGGAAAGAGGAGCGCCGGGCCCGGGAAGAAGCGGAAAAGGAGCGCCGCCCCAGGACCATGGCCGACCTCCTCCGGGCCTTGCAGGAGGAGGGCAGGAAGGAGGTCAACCTCATCCTGCGGGCCGACACCCAAGGCTCCTTGGAAGCCATCCAGCACATCCTGGCCAAGGAGAGCACCGAGGACGTGAAGATCAACGTTCTCCTCGCCCAGGTAGGTGCCCCCACGGAGTCGGACGTCCTCTTGGCCCAGACGGCGGGGGCCGCCATCCTGGCCTTCGGGGTGAACCCGCCGGGCTCGGTGAAGAAGGCGGCGGAGCAAAAGGGCGTCCTCCTCAAGACCTTCCGCATCATCTACGACCTCATTGACGAGGTGCGGGCCATGGTCAAGGGGCAGAAGGAGCCCCAGTACAAGGAAGAGATCCTGGGCCGAGCCGAGGTGCGGGCCGTCTTCCGCCTGCCCACCGGCAAACAGGTGGCGGGGTGCATGGTGACCCAAGGCAAAATCCCCCGCAACGCCGAGATCCGGGTCCTGCGCAAGGGGCAGGAGATTTGGAAAGGCCGCATCGCCAGCCTCAAGCGCTTCAAGGAGGACGTGCGGGAAGTGGCCCAGGGGTACGAGTGTGGGATTGGCCTCGAGGGCTTTGACGACTTCCAAGAAGGGGATATTCTAGAGGCTTTCCAGATGGTGGAGGTGCCCGCCTAA
- the ffh gene encoding signal recognition particle protein, producing MFAQLAARLQEAIDRLRGRGRITEEDLKSTLREIRRALMDADVNLEVARSFVEMVREKALGQRVLESLTPAEVILATVYEALKEALGGEAKLPVLKDKNLWFLVGLQGSGKTTTAAKLALYYKGKGRRPLLVAADTQRPAAREQLRLLGEKVGVPVLEVMDGESPESIRRRVEEKARLEARDLVLVDTAGRLQIDEPLMAELFRLKEAMRPDEVLLVLDAMTGQEALGVAKTFDERIGVTGLVLTKLDGDARGGAALSARHVTGKPIYFAGVSERPEGLEPFYPDRLASRILGMGDVATLAEKVRQAGLEAEAPKSAKDLTLEDFLKQLQNLRRLGSFSEILGMLPGVGKALPPGVQVDEKAIKRLEAIVLSMTPEERKDPRILNGSRRKRIAKGSGTTVQEVNRFIKSFEETKALMKSLEKRKGRGLMGMFRR from the coding sequence ATGTTTGCCCAGCTAGCGGCGCGACTGCAAGAAGCCATAGACCGGCTGCGGGGCCGGGGCCGGATCACGGAGGAGGACCTCAAGTCCACCCTGCGGGAGATCCGCCGGGCCCTCATGGACGCCGACGTCAACCTGGAGGTGGCCCGGAGCTTCGTGGAGATGGTCCGGGAGAAGGCCCTGGGCCAGCGGGTTCTGGAAAGCCTCACCCCGGCGGAGGTGATCCTGGCCACGGTGTACGAGGCCCTGAAGGAGGCCTTGGGGGGTGAGGCCAAACTCCCTGTCCTCAAGGACAAGAACCTTTGGTTCCTGGTGGGCCTTCAGGGTTCGGGCAAAACCACCACCGCCGCCAAGCTGGCCCTCTACTACAAGGGCAAGGGGCGCCGCCCCCTCCTGGTGGCCGCCGACACCCAGCGCCCCGCCGCCCGGGAGCAACTGCGGCTTTTGGGCGAGAAGGTGGGCGTCCCGGTCCTGGAGGTGATGGACGGGGAGTCCCCCGAGTCCATCCGCCGCCGGGTGGAGGAAAAGGCCCGCTTGGAGGCCCGGGACCTGGTCCTGGTGGACACCGCCGGCCGCTTGCAGATTGACGAGCCCCTGATGGCGGAGCTATTCCGCCTCAAGGAGGCCATGCGCCCGGATGAGGTCCTCCTGGTTCTGGACGCCATGACCGGCCAGGAGGCCCTGGGGGTGGCCAAGACCTTTGACGAGCGCATCGGGGTCACGGGGCTCGTCCTCACCAAGCTGGACGGGGATGCCCGGGGCGGGGCGGCCCTTTCGGCGAGGCACGTGACGGGGAAGCCCATCTACTTCGCCGGGGTTTCCGAGCGGCCGGAAGGCCTCGAGCCCTTCTACCCGGACCGCCTGGCGAGCCGCATCCTGGGCATGGGGGACGTGGCCACCCTGGCGGAAAAGGTGCGGCAGGCGGGCCTCGAGGCGGAAGCCCCCAAGTCCGCCAAGGACCTCACCCTGGAGGACTTCCTCAAGCAACTGCAAAACCTTAGGCGCTTGGGCTCCTTCTCCGAGATTCTTGGCATGCTTCCCGGTGTGGGGAAGGCCCTCCCTCCGGGGGTCCAGGTGGACGAGAAGGCCATCAAGCGCTTGGAGGCCATCGTCCTCTCCATGACCCCGGAGGAGCGCAAGGACCCCCGCATCCTGAATGGCTCCAGGCGCAAGCGCATCGCCAAAGGAAGCGGCACCACCGTCCAGGAGGTGAACCGCTTCATCAAGTCCTTTGAGGAAACCAAGGCCCTGATGAAGTCCCTGGAAAAGCGGAAAGGCCGGGGACTCATGGGAATGTTCAGGAGGTAA
- the secD gene encoding protein translocase subunit SecD yields the protein MNRKLLQGLFLLSLFLLSLLFVWKPWAPSEPKIKLGLDLKGGLRIVLEADVENPTPDDLEKARTVLENRINALGVAEPLIQLQGQKRIVVELPGLSQTDQDRALKLIGQRAVLEFRILKEGATGTTVAQINQALRENPRLKREELEKDLIKPEDLGPPLLTGADLADARAVFDQFGRPQVALTFTPEGAKKFEEVTRANVGKQLAIVLDGKVYTAPVIRQAITGGQAVIEGLSGLEEASEIALVLRSGALPVPLKVAEIRAIGPTLGQDAIQAGIRSALIGTLAIFLLIFAYYGASLGLVASLGLLYTSALILGLLSGLGATLTLPGIAGLVLTLGAAVDGNVLSFERIKEELRAGKRFRQAIPEGFKHSTLTILDVNAAHLLAAAALYQYATGPVRGFAVVLAIGVVASVFSNLVFSRYLLERLAERREVRPPMWLVDPRFNFMGPARYITAATLLLSVLAAGVVFTKGFNYSIDFTGGTAYTLRTAPETSVDTLRRFLEEKGFPAKEAVITEVQAPVADHKEFSVKLPPLPDEKRLELERLLAAELKATVLTSETVGPAIGSELRRNAVMAVLVGLGLILIYVAFRFDWTFGVASVLAVAHDVAIVAGMYSLLNLEFSIPTIAALLTVVGYSINDSIVVSDRIRENQKLLRGVPYAELVNRSINQTLSRTLMTSLTTLLPILALLFLGGSVLRDFALAIFVGIFVGTYSSIYVVSALVVFWKNLRQKQARRAA from the coding sequence ATGAACCGCAAGCTACTGCAAGGACTCTTCCTCCTATCCCTCTTCCTCCTTTCCCTTTTGTTTGTCTGGAAACCTTGGGCACCGAGCGAGCCCAAGATCAAGCTGGGCCTGGACCTCAAAGGGGGGTTGCGCATCGTCCTGGAAGCGGACGTGGAAAACCCCACCCCCGACGACCTGGAAAAGGCCCGCACCGTCCTGGAAAACCGCATCAACGCCCTGGGGGTGGCGGAACCCCTGATTCAACTCCAGGGCCAAAAGCGCATTGTGGTGGAGCTTCCTGGGCTCTCCCAGACGGACCAGGACCGGGCGCTCAAGCTTATTGGCCAGCGGGCGGTGCTGGAGTTCCGCATCCTTAAGGAAGGGGCCACCGGCACCACCGTGGCCCAGATCAACCAGGCCCTTAGGGAAAACCCGCGGCTCAAGCGGGAAGAGCTGGAAAAGGACCTCATCAAGCCCGAGGACCTAGGCCCACCCCTCCTCACCGGGGCGGACCTGGCGGACGCCCGGGCGGTCTTTGACCAGTTCGGCCGCCCCCAAGTGGCCCTCACCTTCACCCCGGAAGGGGCCAAAAAGTTTGAGGAGGTGACCCGGGCCAACGTGGGCAAGCAGCTCGCCATCGTCCTGGACGGCAAGGTCTACACCGCCCCCGTAATCCGCCAAGCCATCACCGGAGGGCAGGCGGTCATTGAGGGCCTTTCGGGCCTGGAGGAGGCCAGCGAGATTGCCCTGGTCCTGCGTTCAGGGGCCCTGCCCGTGCCCCTTAAGGTGGCGGAGATCCGGGCCATCGGCCCCACCTTGGGCCAAGACGCCATCCAGGCGGGCATCCGCTCGGCCTTAATCGGAACGCTCGCCATCTTCCTCCTCATCTTTGCCTACTACGGGGCTAGCCTCGGCCTGGTAGCCTCCTTAGGCCTCCTCTACACCTCCGCCCTTATCCTCGGCCTCCTCTCGGGGCTCGGGGCCACCCTAACCCTCCCGGGCATCGCCGGCCTCGTCCTCACCCTGGGGGCGGCGGTGGACGGGAACGTCCTCTCCTTTGAGCGCATCAAGGAGGAGCTCAGGGCCGGGAAAAGGTTCCGCCAGGCCATCCCCGAAGGCTTCAAGCACTCCACCCTCACCATCCTGGACGTGAACGCCGCCCACCTCCTGGCGGCGGCGGCCCTTTACCAGTACGCCACGGGGCCCGTGCGGGGCTTCGCCGTGGTCCTGGCCATCGGGGTGGTGGCGAGCGTCTTCTCCAACCTGGTCTTTAGCCGCTACCTGCTGGAGCGCCTGGCAGAGCGGCGGGAAGTCCGCCCCCCCATGTGGCTCGTGGACCCCCGCTTCAACTTCATGGGCCCCGCCCGGTACATCACCGCGGCCACCTTGCTCCTTTCGGTCCTGGCGGCGGGGGTGGTCTTCACCAAGGGCTTCAACTACTCCATTGACTTCACGGGAGGCACCGCCTACACCCTGCGCACCGCCCCCGAAACCAGCGTGGACACCCTGAGGCGCTTCCTGGAGGAAAAGGGCTTCCCCGCCAAAGAAGCGGTCATCACCGAGGTGCAGGCCCCCGTGGCGGACCACAAGGAGTTTTCCGTCAAGCTCCCCCCCCTCCCCGACGAGAAGCGCTTGGAACTAGAGAGGCTCCTTGCGGCGGAGCTCAAGGCCACGGTCCTCACCTCGGAGACCGTGGGCCCGGCCATCGGCTCGGAGCTACGCCGGAATGCGGTCATGGCGGTGTTGGTGGGCCTCGGGCTCATCCTCATCTACGTGGCCTTCCGCTTTGACTGGACCTTTGGGGTGGCGAGCGTGCTGGCCGTGGCCCACGACGTGGCCATCGTGGCGGGGATGTATAGCCTTTTGAACCTGGAGTTCTCCATCCCCACCATCGCCGCCCTCCTTACCGTGGTGGGCTACTCCATCAACGACTCCATCGTGGTGTCCGACCGGATTCGGGAAAACCAAAAGCTACTCCGAGGCGTGCCCTACGCCGAGCTGGTGAACCGCTCCATCAACCAGACCCTGTCCCGCACCCTCATGACGAGCCTCACCACCCTCCTCCCCATCCTGGCCCTCCTCTTCTTGGGAGGAAGCGTCTTGCGGGACTTCGCCCTCGCCATCTTCGTGGGCATCTTCGTGGGCACCTATAGCTCCATCTACGTGGTGAGCGCCCTGGTGGTGTTCTGGAAGAACCTTCGGCAGAAACAAGCGAGAAGGGCGGCTTAG
- a CDS encoding KH domain-containing protein, with the protein MKDLVEYLARSVVDHPEAVRVQERRTREGLVYLVEVAQEDKGRLIGKQGRVIEAIRTLVRAYAKRKVGVEVR; encoded by the coding sequence ATGAAGGACCTGGTGGAGTACCTGGCGCGGAGCGTGGTGGACCACCCCGAGGCGGTGCGGGTCCAAGAGCGGCGTACCCGGGAGGGCCTCGTCTACCTGGTGGAGGTGGCGCAGGAGGACAAGGGGCGGCTTATCGGCAAACAGGGCCGGGTGATTGAGGCCATCCGTACCCTGGTGCGGGCCTACGCCAAGCGCAAGGTGGGGGTGGAGGTGCGCTAA